AACACAAGACTTTAATCTCGTTTCCAGTTCATTCCAAATTCATAGGCAAAGGCAGCCAAAAAAATTCCACTGAACAAGGAAGTCACAACACTGTGAAACAAAAACCACAATTAACACAAAGCTTCTCTTTATCCTCCCCAAGAAAATTCCCTGTGCAAACAAGGGACATTCTCACACAACAACGAGTGCAGCATGAAGCACAAAGAACACACTTCATACAAACTTGAGACACTGCCAAAAATAACTGCAAAGCCAAAAACTTGATCACATAAAGAACCAacaaatgtttatttttttaaagaataaaaaccagTTACAGCTGTCTATAAATTTACAACACCATGCAATAAATAGCTGTTGCCTAAAAGTGCAACTCCCAAACCAAATCAGGAACTAAGAACAAGTTGGAGAACCATTGAAACATGACCCTAACTCGTCCTGTTGATGCCTCAATGGATTTCTCTAATACTAATGTCCCCAAAAATCGCCACTCAACAACGTGCGTGcgtgggtgggtgggtgcgtGCGTGCGCGCTTGTAGATAATGGTGTCAGGATATGTTATAGGTTGAAAGGAATATAATGAAGCAATCAATTTATTTTGTGGGCCCTGACACCCCCAACTCACTCAAACATTGGCCACCAATAGCTCTCCCCTCCAAAATAATGGTTGTCCACACAAATAATCAGAAGACCATCGTTTGAAATTTCGCCTAAAACAACTGAGATTTCATGAAATATTTTAGTTTCAACAAAAAGTCAAAACAAGGTGCAGGTGAACTCACTAGTTATGAAGAATTTCGACTAAAATTACTCACTTCAAGCAAATTTCAGTTCCGATATAGTGCATCGTGAGTTTCAAGTGTTCTCACCTATTCGATGGAAAACTCTAAAGATTTGGTATTTTTTCCAAATCACATACATTTCTTAATCGAACAAAATGTTGGAGACTACTATTGCACATCTAAAACGATGAATTGTGGCATTTGAGCAAGATTTTGTTGCAAGGGTCAAACTTAGAAGCATACCCTTTTCCCCAAAGATATAAGCCTCCCGGAACTCTACGTAAGAACTGACATGGAGTTGGAGAAACTGTTTAGTAGAGGTGTTTTTTAACCTTGATTATTCACCAGTACTTGACTAGTTGACTACTTGTAAAACTTAAGCATTGTGTAATATTAAATAGCTTTTCTTCATTCCTAAtgcatatttttatttgttttattgaattttgaGTGTTCTAATACTAAAGTATATGTAGAATAAGCAATGTTTGTGAAAGCATACAATAGGATATACCAATCTAGGTTACAAAACCAAAACTTCCATTTTGGAGATTTCTTTTTAATAGTCTATAATTTCTAATATGTTTAGAGATGCTTAATTAGGGTTTCCAAGAAGTTCCGGGCCAAAATATAGTCCCTTGACCATCGAAAAAGTCAAAGAAATTAATCAGTCGAAACATGCAGAGTTTCAATTGAAATTCAGTCAGAACCCCAATAGAaaggttgaaaccaaaatttcgaACCTTTcccaagttaaaaaaaaaattgatatccatACAAAACATTTTGAAATATTAAGAGACACTAAGAACATGGTACAAAATGGGGATAATTTTGATGTGCTCCAAGTCCTCGTGatccaaattagggtttccaTGCTCAAAATGAGGATAATTTTGATGTCTTCATGATTGACTTACACAGTGTTTTTTTCTAGTTAATCAAAATTCGACAAGGACGGTAATTCTTGCCCATCTAAATACACTAGGCAAACAACCTTGCCCAAAAGTATTTCTCTCCACTTAAAGAGTAAACTTCCCTCATGGATCATGTATGGGTACACTTCGTCCCGGAAATCTATTCTTTTGCTTCCCTTCTTCCAACAAGTTCAGTCTAGCCACTTTTTAAAAGCTAGTCATCCATACATGCGATTTCTCAATCTTCATCCTGCACCGACAGGAACTAGGATTGAAGAACAGTGACGAAACAAGCGTTTTACAAATTTGTGCATCCTTGCTCACATGATGCCCAACATTTCATGTTGGGGGAACTGTCTCTCACCTTCGAAATGACACCAATAAAATATATACTACGTTTAATAATAACGTGGCTCTGAAAGACacacaggagagagagagagagagagagagagagagaggcgtaGAGAATACATACCTGAGTGGTAATTCCCAAAGGAGGACGAGGTCGTCGTTGTGGTCGAGGACGACGCTACTCTGCAGAGATCGCTGAACTGCGATTCAATATTGCTCAAAAAACTTGTTGCTTCATCGAACGGCTTCGatagttcttccttgtatctGTAAAGAAGTTCACAATACGAATTCTGGAAAACAATACACGATCAATTAGcctaaaaacctaaaaaaaaacaaaaaaaaggggaggggggtgggaatatggaagtaaaaaagaaaagcagTTTTCCCTCAGCATTACCATGAACTTGTCGAGTTCTGGATCCGCTCCTATCTCACTTGTGCCACAACTGGTGTTGTTTTCTAGAGCGATATCTTCAAGAAGAGAGGCCATCTTCGCCGGAGCTCCGACCTGTGAGAGAACACTGGGAAGGTGTTTTGAAAGATTTAGGGGGGGAAGTTAATAATCAGTtcgagaagagaagagaagagactgaCCTTCCGACATTCTATATAAGCCTTTAGTAGGCTAGGATAACGAGGATGATTTGCGATCTGAGCTTTGATCAGACTGAATATCTCAGATCCATGGATCTCCGGCTCGTAATCGGCTTCGAATTGAAAGATATTCTCGACTTGACAGTCAAATTCCGTCGTTGGAGCTGTAGCAACACTTCCAATAACTCCCGCGATTTCATCTGACCAAGAAATCGCAGGATGAAACCGGTCAAAATCTTCCATAAAACTAACCTTCAGAACAAAAACCGATTGCCAGAATTCAATCCGCCATCTCTGGTAGCTCCGAATGGATAAATAGTAACGAACTTCAAAATCGTACTAATCCTTCCGGCTTCTTCTACAGAAGATTCAAAGAAATGTTCattagtttccaaaaaaaaaaaagtcaattttTAGCAGTACACACTCTTCTCTTCATTCTCTGCAACTAGATTATAGTGCAGAGCTTGAACAACTAAGTTTCAAGATTATACCAAACAGAAACCGAACCTGTTTGACTGTTGAGTGGagtggaataaaaaaattaaaaaataaataaaaaagagtgaaGTGAAATAACAGCTTTTCTTCTGCAACTCGGAAACCTAGCTAGCTATTCCCTAACCTATAGCTTAGCTCTTCAGTGCGTTTAAGATGGAAAAGACAAGAGCTGAAGTACTGAACTGCAGTTAGAGCTTCTTTTACAACACccaagagaaagagaacttaAGAGCTTCAAAGGAAGGAAGGCACCGCACGTTCTGAAACAGCAGAGAGTAAATGAAGGCGAGGTGTAACCTATGATAACTGTGAGTTGGGGACGATCAGTCACTGATGATACCTGCCATTATTTATAGCTTTTTCGTCATTTCCATCTCCTTCCACGGAACCTCTCTGTCTCTCAAGGTCTCAGGAAACATTGATATGACATTACACCGCGTTGCTTCAGTTCGTTGGAATGCGTTGGTATTGCTTTTTGTGGTGGGTCCCACTACTGACATGGGCGACGGGCCGGGGGAAAGGGGAAGCCTCAAagactcctttttttttttttttttacagctCAATGCTTCAAATAAGCAAACTCAACAAGAGTGACTTCCCCTCTCCTTTTCCATTTAGTTGGTCAAATGTTTTTTGGGAAGTTATGCattcttttcaaatttaaattttttctatGACGGATACTTCACCGTGGCCTATCGGTAGGAAATTTGGTGTCCAAAATGGTTAAATATAAATGACTCCTGTGTCTCTGTGGTCCTTATTCAAAAATAATctcccatatttttttattccggACAGCTAATCTCagtctttttattattattattatttaaaaacatcATCATGACATAGTTATGAAAAATTTGCATTTTAATCCACAAGCCTTATTAAAATCTATCAACTATTGGGTTGCTAATTTAGATGTTTTCAAATTGATTAACTCTTTTGATTCTAgtgcctttttttcttttttcttttttttctttttttatatatatatagatgatCCAACAGTCATCTTAGCCAGATATTTACCCCTCAACTTTTTGTCTTCTTACATAGTATACATAGTAGTAGGTATTAGAATATCTAACTTTTTGGAAAGATTAGTGTTTTGGTGTTATGTATTAGGGGAAGTTTGCTATTATCAGAATGGGTGTTGTCTCTTCTGGAAAAGTGGCGGAGGCAGAAGCTTTTGGCATTCTACAGGGTTTACTATACGCTGGTTGGAGTGTTAGTGAAGTATGGTTTTCACACAAACATCTCCTTCAATTCATACCTCAACCCTTGGGTTCCAGTTGGCCTTTAATCTGGTTTGAGGTTTTTGGCGATTATATTCGCAGTTTGGTATCTGAAATATGTTTATAATGACTTACTAACTACTCCAGCTCTCCAATACTTACGGAAAATCATGCAGTCTCCAACATGTCGATATGTAACCCCTTGTTAATTACTAACAATGAAGCTTTATTTCTCATAAAAAacaagagatagagagaaattTCCAAAGTAGGATCCTCCACTATTGTACTGTTCCTTTTGCACACTCCATTAATGAACATctatgtttctctctccttcctgtCCTCTTCTGCCCCAGCCATTCATTCGCGGTTCGTTGAGTTTGAAGTCTTAACGCACAACGCTCCCTCGGGAGAATCCGCGGCTGCCATGGTGAGCATGTGAGGTGAGGTGAATTGATTTATAGTAGGGGATAGTTGGTTTTAGCTTTCACAGTATCACAGgacttgaatttgaaatttaaatggaTATGACCGAGAAGGTTCATCAGAGTGGGGGGCCAGAGGTCAAGGGCGTGTTATCCAATTTCGAAAACCTCAAAACTACACAACCCTAGTAGAGTCTCGGTGGATCTAATCATAATGGGTATCtggtcgtcgtcgtcgtcgtcctCGTcctcgtcgtcttcttcttcttcactgtttAATGAGTGCAGTTGGAGCCATTGATGGTACTGATTAGTAAATATCGTGTCGttttttattcttcaaccaCCACTGACTGGCCACTTGACTTTCCTTTTAATTTGATTGTCATTATGCAATCTCTCCTAAATAATGGTTTTAGGCTGGGAGTAATCGCCTACTACACTCTTAGAacaggttttttattttatttttttcgtttAGGTTggaagaaaattacaaattcaAGGGAAAAGGTTTCAATCATCAATGCTCATGAAGAAAAAGCATAGTTGGGAAATTATTATGGATCAAAGTCCAGTCATTTCACATAActattatattaaataaatttttcttttttttaaactctttattatcttattttaaaaaaaaaaatccattttgaaAGTACTGTCATGTCACATAAAGATTGTttcctatcaaaaaaaataaaattaaagattGTTTAAATGTTTCATTAAATgatttccaatttttgaaaatgttttttatctttccaaaataaaaatcatttttacatctatattcaataattttttgaaatatgATAGAGGCAAAAAAGTTAAGGTTCT
This Macadamia integrifolia cultivar HAES 741 chromosome 10, SCU_Mint_v3, whole genome shotgun sequence DNA region includes the following protein-coding sequences:
- the LOC122090741 gene encoding homeobox protein knotted-1-like 1, with amino-acid sequence MEDFDRFHPAISWSDEIAGVIGSVATAPTTEFDCQVENIFQFEADYEPEIHGSEIFSLIKAQIANHPRYPSLLKAYIECRKVGAPAKMASLLEDIALENNTSCGTSEIGADPELDKFMNSYCELLYRYKEELSKPFDEATSFLSNIESQFSDLCRVASSSTTTTTSSSFGNYHSDEATGTSEEELSCADMQLLDGLESSGPHHGDKELKEMLLRKYSGYLSSLRKEFMKKRNKVKLPKDARMALLDWWDNHYRWPYPTEEEKAKLSEASGLDHKQINNWFINQRKRHWKPSADIRSALVESITSDGSGPQCI